One stretch of Eretmochelys imbricata isolate rEreImb1 chromosome 1, rEreImb1.hap1, whole genome shotgun sequence DNA includes these proteins:
- the LOC144278792 gene encoding olfactory receptor 52B2-like, which produces MSALNQTSFHPASFFLIGIPGMEELHIWISIPFSLMYIVTLFGNFTILFVIVTERSLHEPMYLLLAMLAVSDLILSSSTVPKTLSIFWAHSKEISFDACLTQMLFTHISFIAESTILLAMAYDRYIAICDPLRYTTVLTHSVIAKIGLAALARSFCVMFPTLLLLWRLPFCGHNIMPHTYCEHMGIARLACADIAVNIWYGFTTTLLSPGLDVVLIVVSYVLILRAVFRLPTKDARLKAIGTCSSHICVISMFYMPAFFTFFTHRFGHNVPHNFHILLANLYVLLPPMLNPIVYAVKTKLIWEKVVRLLFKAGQRC; this is translated from the coding sequence ATGTCAGCTCTCAATCAAACCAGCTTTCATCCTGCCTCCTTCTTCCTGATTGGCATCCCAGGCATGGAGGAGCTGCACATCTGGATCTCCATCCCATTCAGCCTGATGTACATCGTCACACTTTTCGGAAATTTTACCATACTATTTGTCATCGTAACGGAGCGAAGCCTCCACGAGCCCATGTACCTTCTTCTGGCCATGCTGGCCGTCTCTGATCTAATATTGTCTTCCTCTACAGTGCCCAAAACTCTGAGTATATTCTGGGCACATTCCAAGGAAATCTCTTTCGATGCCTGCCTGACCCAGATGCTCTTTACACATATTAGTTTTATTGCTGAGTCAACAATCCTGCTGGCCATGGCGTATGATCGGTATATTGCCATATGTGATCCCTTGAGATACACGACTGTGCTAACACATTCAGTAATAGCCAAAATAGGGCTGGCGGCTCTAGCTAGAAGCTTTTGTGTGATGTTCCCAACACTTCTTCTCCTTTGGAGGCTACCGTTCTGTGGACACAACATTATGCCTCATACGTATTGTGAGCATATGGGCATAGCCCGGCTGGCCTGTGCCGATATAGCTGTCAACATCTGGTATGGATTTACTACAACTCTTTTATCACCAGGATTGGATGTTGTGCTCATTGTTGTGTCTTATGTTCTCATCCTCAGGGCTGTCTTTAGGCTCCCGACCAAGGACGCCCGGCTCAAAGCTATtgggacctgcagctcccacatCTGTGTCATATCCATGTTTTACATGCCAGCATTCTTCACCTTTTTCACACATCGGTTTGGCCACAACGTCCCCCACAACTTTCACATCCTACTGGCCAATCTCTACGTGCTCCTTCCACCCATGTTAAACCCCATCGTCTATGCAGTGAAAACGAAGCTAATTTGGGAAAAGGTGGTCCGCCTGCTCTTCAAGGCAGGGCAGCGGTGCTGA